From Ignavibacterium sp.:
TAAGTTTCTGTCGAAATGATAATCACACTTTGACTTTTTCTTTTCAATATGGTTGCTGAATGATCTTCCTTTATTAAACATTCTAACCATAGTTTGATTAAGAATGTGTTCAGCGGAATGCATTCGTGGATCGTAATTTTTATTTGATTTTATATCGTTCAATTTGTTCTCCTTTTTTCGGATTAAGAGCAAGAGTTTTTATATTACTTTAAATCTTAATATTACTCACCATTTGTTAAAGTGTACCTTTTCCATCTTAAATCTTTCTTCTGCTTTTACTTCTTCATCCGGATAACCAATAGCAACCAGTGCAATCGGAATAATTTCCGAAGGCAATTTAAACTGGTCTTTAAGATTTTTCACTACTTCATCCATGCCATGAACAGCAATCCAGCAACTGCCAAGTCCAAGATCAAAGGCAGCGAGTAAAATATTCTGAACAGCAGCAGAGCAATTCTGAATAAGCCAGCTATCATTTTTTTCAAGAGATGAATCTCCGCAAACCAAAATTGCTGCGCCCGATTGCTTAATCATCTCAGCGTGAGAAACTGATTTTACTGTTTCGTTAATAACATCTTCAGAGTTTATGACAATAAAATGCCAGGGTTGCAAATTCATTGCACTTGGAGCATACATTGCTGCTCTCAGAAGTGATTGAATTTTTTCTTCTTCAATTTTTTCAGATTTGTATTTTCTTATACTTCTTCTGTTTATAATTGCCTGGAAAGTTTCCATATCTTTTTCATTAAAATTATTAATCGTTGGAATAAAAATAATCACATTTATTTTGAGAATTTGTCGTGGAGCTCATAAATGAATGAAGAAGAAAAGAAAAAAAGCGATGAGAAAATTCTCCTTAAAGAAATTCATCATCGTGTTAAAAATAATCTTAACATAATAATCGGTTTGCTCGAATTACAAAGCCAGAATATTGAAGATGTTGCCGTCAAAGAAATGTTCAGAGAAAGCATTAATCGAATTCGT
This genomic window contains:
- a CDS encoding nitroreductase family protein — encoded protein: MIIFIPTINNFNEKDMETFQAIINRRSIRKYKSEKIEEEKIQSLLRAAMYAPSAMNLQPWHFIVINSEDVINETVKSVSHAEMIKQSGAAILVCGDSSLEKNDSWLIQNCSAAVQNILLAAFDLGLGSCWIAVHGMDEVVKNLKDQFKLPSEIIPIALVAIGYPDEEVKAEERFKMEKVHFNKW